GATCACGCGCTCGCCGCCTGGGCCGTCGAGACGAACGCCGCCGCCGCGTTCCTCTCCCCCGCGGGCGCGTCCCTCGAGCAGCTCCTCATCGCCGCGCTCTTCCTCCTGGTCCGCATTGGCGGCGCGCTGCTCGTCTGCGTCACCGCGGCGTGGGGGGCGGGACGGGTCGCCTCGTGGGCCCTGTCCGGCGTGGCCACGCGCGGGACACGGAGTGGCTACAGGAACCGTCACCCCGGCCGTTGAGGGCGCGGTAGGTCCCCGCCCCTCTCTGTCGGTCGCGCGCGGTAGCTGCGAACTTCGGCTTGCGTCCCCGTTGGAAGAGTCCTAGAGACCGTCCCCCTTCGACGGGCGCTCATCGAGAGCGCCCTCTTTTCCACTGAGCGCCGCCCCGCCACGGGGCCGTCCGCCGCACCAGCCGCACCCGTGTGCGAGCGTCGAAGTGCGTCCGAACGAACCGTCCGTGAGCCGCGGCGCCCACAAAGCAGTACTCCGTGCTCGATCGCTTGAAGGAGCAGTGGCTCCAAACCCCTCGCGCCGATCTCCTGGCCGGCGCCGTCGTCGCTCTCGCCCTCATCCCCGAGGCCATCGCGTTCTCGATCATCGCCGGCGTCGATCCGGCGGTGGGGCTCTACGCCTCGTTCTGCATCGCGGTGATCATCGCGTTCGCGGGCGGCCGCCCCGCCATGATCTCGGCCGCCACCGGCGCGATGGCGCTCGTCGTGGTGCCGCTCGTGCAGCAGCACGGCCTGCCGTACCTGCTGGCCGCGACGATCTTCACCGGCGTCATCCAGATCGTCTTCGGGCTGCTCAAGCTCGGGCGCTACATGCGCTTCGTGCCGAAGGCGGTGATGACGGGCTTCGTCAACTCGCTCGCCATCCTGATCTTCCTCGCCCAGCTCCCGCAGCTCGCGGGCGGCGGCGTGATGACCTACGCGATGGTGATCGCCGGGCTCGGCATCATCTACGGCCTGCCGCGGATCACGAAGGCGATCCCCTCGCCGATGGTGGCCATCCTCGCGCTCACCGCGCTGACCTGGACCTTCGGGTGGGACGTGCGCACGGTCGGTGACCTCGGCGCGCTCCCGAGCGGGCTGCCGATGCTCGCGCTGCCCGCGGTGCCGCTCAGCCTCGAGACGCTGGCCATCATCGCGCCCTACTCCTTCGCGCTGGCGCTGGTCGGCCTCATCGAGAGCCTCCTGACGGCGAAGATCGTCGACGAGGCGACCGAGACCGAGAGCGACAAGCACCGCGAGTCGCGCGGGCAGGGCATCGCCAACATCGTCGCCGGCTTCTTCGGCGGCATGGCGGGCTGCGCGATGATCGGGCAGTCGGTCATCAACGTGAAGTCCGGCGGACGCAGCCGGCTGTCGACCCTCGCGGCCGGCGTGATCCTCCTGATCCTCGTGGTCGGGCTCGGCCAGTGGGTGGCGCGCATCCCGATGCCGGCCCTCGTGGCCGTGATGGTCATGGTCTCGATCAGCACCTTCGACTGGTCGTCGATCCCGCGCCTGGTGGTGATGCCGCGCAGCGAGGCGATCGTGCTCGTGGTGACGGTGGCGGTGGTGGTGACCACGCACGACCTCTCCAAGGGCGTGATCGCGGGCGTGGTCCTGAGCGCGCTCTTCTTCGCGCGCGTGGTCGGCAAGCTCATCACGGTGGCGCGCGAGGAGGACGCGGCGAACGGCGTCTGCACCTACCGCGTGCAGGGCCAGCTCTTCTTCGTGTCGGTCGACGATCTGCTCGGCGCGATCCGCTTCGAGGCCGCGTTCCCGCTCGTGGTCCTCGATCTCAGCGACTCGCACATCTGGGACGACTCCGCGGTGGCCGCGATCGACAAGATCGTGCTCCGCCTGCGCGCGCTCGGCGTGCGCGTGGAGCTGCGCGGCATGAACGAGGCGTCGGCGTCCCTGCTCGGCAAGCTCGCCGCGCACGACGAGGGCGCGTCGCAGGCG
This window of the Sandaracinaceae bacterium genome carries:
- a CDS encoding SulP family inorganic anion transporter; this encodes MLDRLKEQWLQTPRADLLAGAVVALALIPEAIAFSIIAGVDPAVGLYASFCIAVIIAFAGGRPAMISAATGAMALVVVPLVQQHGLPYLLAATIFTGVIQIVFGLLKLGRYMRFVPKAVMTGFVNSLAILIFLAQLPQLAGGGVMTYAMVIAGLGIIYGLPRITKAIPSPMVAILALTALTWTFGWDVRTVGDLGALPSGLPMLALPAVPLSLETLAIIAPYSFALALVGLIESLLTAKIVDEATETESDKHRESRGQGIANIVAGFFGGMAGCAMIGQSVINVKSGGRSRLSTLAAGVILLILVVGLGQWVARIPMPALVAVMVMVSISTFDWSSIPRLVVMPRSEAIVLVVTVAVVVTTHDLSKGVIAGVVLSALFFARVVGKLITVAREEDAANGVCTYRVQGQLFFVSVDDLLGAIRFEAAFPLVVLDLSDSHIWDDSAVAAIDKIVLRLRALGVRVELRGMNEASASLLGKLAAHDEGASQAPGH